In the Ostrinia nubilalis chromosome 15, ilOstNubi1.1, whole genome shotgun sequence genome, one interval contains:
- the LOC135078543 gene encoding cysteine-rich venom protein 6-like — protein MRANTFLLVVLLGVISLMNCKNAKDDCSANEEFLPCGSSCPATCADPSPVCDDYCVAGCFCKSGYLKKNKTCVKADKCGGKPK, from the exons ATGAGAGCAAACACTTTTTTGTTGGTTGTTTTGTTGGGAGTGATATCTTTGATGAATTGCAAAAACGCTAAAG ACGATTGCTCTGCCAACGAGGAATTCCTACCATGCGGATCGTCGTGTCCAGCAACCTGCGCTGACCCTAGCCCAGTCTGCGATGACTACTGCGTGGCTGGATGCTTCTGCAAGTCTGGGTACTTGAAGAAGAACAAAACTTGTGTCAAAGCGGATAAGTGTGGTG GCAAGCCCAAGTAA
- the LOC135078545 gene encoding uncharacterized protein LOC135078545 isoform X1: MLKILVIFLMGTLAVSSYTERYRTEKFRVGIEYTKSLPMQGTSDRYRHLNNYDPFFVTLTTTAKKGFVITYLDVTATVDATGEVNFSLVRGETGSKTMVFQLVSNHSDFLSFSYLAHGMREEDYRKISNIIIIPMPPTNHAWKIKFNAFFLLCIIFYSLLNIVTL; the protein is encoded by the exons ATGCTGAAGATATTAGTGATTTTCTTAATGGGAACTCTAGCTGTGTCAAGCTACACGGAAAGGTATAGAACTGAGAAGTTTAGAGTCGGCATCGAATACACAA AGTCCCTCCCGATGCAGGGCACGTCGGACCGCTACAGGCATTTGAACAACTACGACCCATTTTTCGTCACATTGACCACGACGGCCAAG AAAGGCTTCGTAATCACATACTTAGACGTGACAGCTACCGTAGACGCGACCGGGGAGGTCAACTTCAGCCTGGTCCGCGGAGAGACCGGTTCGAAGACCATGGTCTTCCAGCTGGTCTCCAACCACAGCGACTTCTTGTCCTTCAGCTACTTGGCCCATGGGATGCGGGAGGAGGACTACAGAAAG ATCtcgaatattataataataccaATGCCACCAACAAACCACGCCtggaaaattaaatttaatgctttctttttattatgtattattttttattctttattaaacattgtaacattataa
- the LOC135078545 gene encoding uncharacterized protein LOC135078545 isoform X2 produces MLKILVIFLMGTLAVSSYTERYRTEKFRVGIEYTKSLPMQGTSDRYRHLNNYDPFFVTLTTTAKKGFVITYLDVTATVDATGEVNFSLVRGETGSKTMVFQLVSNHSDFLSFSYLAHGMREEDYRKVTSVSMP; encoded by the exons ATGCTGAAGATATTAGTGATTTTCTTAATGGGAACTCTAGCTGTGTCAAGCTACACGGAAAGGTATAGAACTGAGAAGTTTAGAGTCGGCATCGAATACACAA AGTCCCTCCCGATGCAGGGCACGTCGGACCGCTACAGGCATTTGAACAACTACGACCCATTTTTCGTCACATTGACCACGACGGCCAAG AAAGGCTTCGTAATCACATACTTAGACGTGACAGCTACCGTAGACGCGACCGGGGAGGTCAACTTCAGCCTGGTCCGCGGAGAGACCGGTTCGAAGACCATGGTCTTCCAGCTGGTCTCCAACCACAGCGACTTCTTGTCCTTCAGCTACTTGGCCCATGGGATGCGGGAGGAGGACTACAGAAAGGTGACGTCTGTGTCTATGCCATAG